The following proteins come from a genomic window of Rubinisphaera margarita:
- a CDS encoding FliA/WhiG family RNA polymerase sigma factor, giving the protein MATKLSPEEIQETWEAYKKDQTNQRLRNRLIERYLPLVRYNAERVWAKLPEGVDMNDLMSAGVFGLMDAIDAFDMSRGVKFETYCVPRIRGAMLDELRTMDWVPRLVRSKASKLEAARKAVEAEVGRPPTDREIARKLEIPLEEFDKMKTEASAVNLVSLNKKWYETDSYKDVREVDILEDGKGEDPTNGIQKRDIMKLVTKGLNRNERLIMILYYYEELTMKEIGTTLGLSESRVSQMHSSIVNRLKDQLRQRRPEFA; this is encoded by the coding sequence ATGGCGACAAAATTATCACCAGAGGAAATCCAAGAAACTTGGGAAGCCTATAAAAAAGATCAGACGAACCAGCGACTGCGCAATCGTCTGATCGAACGGTACCTGCCTCTGGTTCGTTATAACGCAGAACGCGTCTGGGCCAAGTTGCCCGAAGGCGTCGACATGAATGACCTCATGTCAGCCGGCGTGTTCGGACTGATGGATGCGATCGACGCATTCGATATGTCCCGCGGCGTGAAATTCGAAACCTATTGCGTTCCGCGTATTCGCGGGGCCATGCTCGACGAACTGCGAACCATGGACTGGGTTCCTCGTCTCGTTCGCAGCAAGGCCAGCAAGCTTGAAGCGGCTCGCAAAGCCGTGGAAGCCGAGGTCGGCCGTCCCCCGACGGACCGTGAAATTGCAAGAAAGCTCGAGATTCCACTCGAAGAGTTCGACAAGATGAAGACGGAAGCTTCCGCCGTGAATCTCGTCAGCCTCAACAAGAAGTGGTACGAGACCGACAGCTATAAAGACGTTCGTGAAGTCGACATTCTGGAAGACGGCAAGGGTGAAGACCCGACCAACGGCATCCAGAAACGCGACATCATGAAGCTCGTCACCAAGGGTCTGAATCGCAACGAGCGGCTCATCATGATCCTGTACTACTACGAAGAACTGACGATGAAGGAAATCGGGACCACGCTCGGACTCTCCGAGTCCCGCGTGAGCCAGATGCATTCCAGCATCGTCAATCGACTGAAAGATCAGCTCCGCCAGCGACGGCCGGAATTCGCCTGA
- the flhA gene encoding flagellar biosynthesis protein FlhA, translated as MQSVLQRNLSLIFPVLIITSVLVIVAPMPPIMMDMLLACNITLAVIILLTTIHVQNPLEFSVFPAILLGTTLSRLVLNVASTRLILTGAATQGTEAAGGVIAAFGGFVAGGSPTVGVIIFVILIAIQFLVITKGATRISEVAARFALDGMPGKQMAIDADLNAGLITSEQAKARREEISQQADFYGAMDGASKFVRGDAIASIVITIINIIGGFYVGMVQEGMAFGDAISVFTTLTIGDGLVTQVPAFLISLAAGLIVTRTSIDSNLPGDMVGQLFRHPVAMFLASAFLVCLAFTGLPTAPMLSLGVGCAAIGVMLQQNTQRQIVQQEHEQQEQEQQPKPAPTPEDHLQVDPMELDLGIALLQLADPSRGGDLLDRVTKVRNRIAQDLGIIMPKVRIRDNMRLKQRDYQFKIRGVPIAWGEIHADRLLAINTGLASGDIQGLDTIEPAYGRPAKWIEPRQRERAEMMGFSIVEPSAVLVTHLTEVVRDHAGELLSRQQVHELLEHLKETSPKVVEELVPDILRASQVQQVLENLLQERVPIRDLEAILETLSDFADRTKDLTILTEYVRHALSRTLCQQYRDSKRVMHVVTLDPSLEDVLAAGFEFTERGLISKLSQPICEAVVKGLADQLEKLVRTGHAPVVICTPQVRAGLKLITSGDLPKLAVLSLNEITRDTEVEAVGHVSHSVLPQSSRQREQAPPSPGRPTPRQTV; from the coding sequence ATGCAGTCAGTACTGCAAAGAAATCTGAGCCTGATCTTCCCGGTGCTCATCATCACCTCGGTGCTGGTGATCGTTGCGCCGATGCCGCCGATCATGATGGACATGCTTCTGGCATGTAACATCACGCTCGCGGTGATCATTCTGCTCACGACGATTCACGTACAAAACCCGCTTGAATTCAGCGTCTTCCCGGCCATTTTGCTCGGTACCACGCTTTCTCGACTCGTGCTCAACGTCGCTTCCACTCGACTGATTCTGACCGGGGCCGCGACCCAGGGAACGGAAGCAGCCGGGGGCGTGATTGCGGCCTTCGGCGGGTTTGTCGCCGGCGGTTCGCCTACAGTCGGGGTGATTATCTTCGTCATTCTGATCGCGATTCAGTTCCTGGTGATTACCAAAGGTGCCACGCGTATCAGTGAAGTGGCCGCCCGATTCGCCCTCGACGGGATGCCGGGTAAGCAGATGGCGATTGATGCCGACCTGAATGCCGGACTGATCACGTCCGAACAGGCCAAAGCCCGTCGTGAAGAAATCAGCCAGCAGGCCGACTTCTACGGGGCGATGGACGGTGCCAGTAAGTTCGTCCGTGGCGATGCCATCGCCAGTATCGTGATTACGATCATCAATATCATCGGCGGCTTCTACGTCGGCATGGTCCAGGAAGGCATGGCCTTCGGAGACGCGATCAGTGTCTTCACCACGCTGACCATTGGGGACGGACTCGTCACCCAGGTGCCCGCCTTTCTGATTTCACTGGCCGCCGGCCTGATTGTGACCCGGACCAGTATCGACAGTAACCTCCCGGGAGATATGGTCGGGCAGTTGTTCCGCCATCCGGTCGCCATGTTCCTGGCCTCCGCGTTTCTCGTCTGTCTGGCTTTCACTGGTCTGCCAACCGCTCCAATGCTTTCGCTCGGCGTCGGCTGTGCGGCAATCGGCGTGATGTTGCAACAGAATACCCAGCGGCAGATCGTGCAGCAGGAACACGAACAACAGGAACAGGAACAGCAGCCAAAGCCGGCTCCGACACCGGAAGACCATCTGCAGGTCGATCCGATGGAACTCGACCTCGGAATTGCCCTGCTGCAACTGGCCGATCCTTCCCGTGGCGGCGACCTGCTCGATCGGGTCACCAAGGTTCGCAACCGCATCGCACAGGACCTGGGGATCATCATGCCGAAGGTTCGCATTCGGGATAACATGCGGCTCAAGCAGCGGGACTATCAATTCAAGATTCGCGGCGTGCCGATTGCCTGGGGCGAGATTCATGCCGATCGCCTGCTCGCCATCAATACCGGACTGGCCAGCGGAGACATTCAGGGCCTCGACACCATTGAACCGGCCTACGGCCGCCCCGCAAAGTGGATTGAACCACGCCAGCGGGAACGAGCCGAGATGATGGGATTCAGCATCGTCGAACCGAGTGCCGTTCTGGTCACTCATCTGACGGAAGTCGTGCGTGACCACGCCGGCGAACTCCTGTCGCGACAGCAGGTTCATGAACTGCTCGAACACCTCAAAGAAACCTCACCGAAGGTCGTCGAAGAACTCGTCCCCGATATCCTCCGAGCCAGTCAGGTTCAACAGGTCCTCGAAAACCTGCTGCAGGAACGGGTGCCGATTCGCGATCTCGAAGCCATTCTCGAAACACTCTCCGACTTCGCCGATCGGACCAAGGACCTCACGATCCTCACCGAGTATGTCCGCCACGCGTTGTCCCGGACTCTCTGCCAGCAGTATCGCGATTCGAAGCGTGTCATGCATGTTGTGACCCTCGATCCGTCCCTGGAAGATGTTCTGGCAGCCGGATTTGAATTCACTGAACGAGGACTGATCAGCAAACTCTCGCAGCCGATCTGCGAAGCGGTCGTCAAAGGGCTGGCTGATCAACTCGAGAAACTGGTCCGCACCGGTCACGCTCCCGTCGTGATCTGCACACCGCAGGTGCGGGCGGGTCTGAAACTGATCACGTCGGGCGATCTGCCCAAACTGGCTGTCCTCAGCCTTAATGAAATCACTCGGGATACGGAGGTTGAAGCTGTCGGCCACGTGTCCCACTCTGTCCTCCCCCAATCATCGCGGCAACGCGAACAAGCTCCCCCCTCTCCGGGACGTCCCACGCCCCGTCAAACTGTCTAA
- the ychF gene encoding redox-regulated ATPase YchF, whose amino-acid sequence MEAGIVGLPNVGKSTLFNALTAAGIASENYPFCTIEPNVGVIEVPDPRLQIIQQYIKSEKIIPAVIKLVDIAGIVKGASEGEGLGNKFLANIRDVDAIIHVVRCFDNGDVIHVDGSVNPIRDVDTIDTELILADLQTVESARDKSQKKAKTGDAEAKKRVALLDRCFARLDQGQTIRGMEIESTEEQKLMRGFSLLTAKPVMYLANVSDDDLHGENEHVQELRRRAEAENGVVVPVCAAIEAELRDMDDADRAEMLADLGLEEPALNVVARAAYKTLGYHSYFTAGPKEIRAWTIPQGATGPQAAGVIHTDFERAFIRVEVYSIEALQEFKTEKAIREAGKLRVEGKEYIVRDGDVCHFLANP is encoded by the coding sequence ATGGAAGCTGGAATCGTCGGACTTCCCAATGTCGGCAAGTCGACCCTGTTCAACGCACTGACTGCCGCTGGTATTGCCAGTGAAAACTACCCGTTCTGCACGATCGAACCCAACGTCGGGGTGATCGAAGTTCCGGATCCCCGCCTGCAGATTATCCAGCAGTACATCAAAAGCGAAAAGATCATCCCGGCGGTGATCAAGCTCGTTGATATTGCCGGCATTGTTAAAGGGGCTTCGGAAGGGGAAGGACTCGGCAACAAGTTCCTGGCCAACATTCGCGACGTCGATGCCATTATTCATGTCGTGCGCTGCTTCGATAACGGCGACGTGATCCACGTCGACGGCAGCGTCAACCCGATCCGCGACGTTGACACGATCGACACCGAACTGATTCTGGCCGATCTGCAGACCGTGGAATCGGCTCGAGACAAGTCGCAGAAGAAAGCCAAGACCGGCGACGCCGAAGCCAAGAAACGCGTCGCCCTGCTCGACCGCTGCTTTGCCCGTCTGGATCAGGGGCAGACCATTCGCGGCATGGAGATCGAGTCGACCGAAGAACAGAAGCTGATGCGGGGCTTCTCGCTGCTGACCGCCAAGCCGGTCATGTATCTGGCCAATGTGTCCGACGACGATCTGCACGGCGAAAACGAGCACGTACAGGAACTTCGCCGACGGGCCGAAGCCGAAAACGGCGTTGTGGTTCCCGTCTGTGCGGCCATCGAAGCCGAGCTTCGCGACATGGATGACGCCGACCGGGCCGAGATGCTGGCCGACCTGGGACTGGAAGAGCCGGCCCTGAATGTTGTCGCCCGCGCAGCCTACAAGACACTCGGCTATCACAGCTACTTCACCGCTGGCCCGAAGGAAATTCGCGCCTGGACCATCCCTCAGGGGGCGACCGGGCCGCAGGCGGCTGGTGTGATCCACACCGACTTTGAGCGGGCCTTCATTCGTGTCGAAGTCTATTCGATTGAAGCCCTGCAGGAATTCAAGACGGAGAAGGCGATTCGCGAAGCCGGCAAACTACGAGTCGAGGGCAAGGAGTACATTGTCCGCGACGGAGACGTCTGCCACTTCCTGGCCAATCCCTAA
- a CDS encoding MinD/ParA family protein, with amino-acid sequence MTNPHIDQAAELRSLINQAKSAWSSSSAMAPASPRRSAHTIAVTSGKGGVGKSVISLNLAIALASEGHRVCVLDADLGLGNLDLMCGLNGYWNLSHVLNNSRSLREIMLPGPAGISILPGASGLVDLADSPSGERERLLKELNQLDQEFDFLILDCGSGVHRSTRQFAAGADTVLLVSTLEITSLADTYAALKVYHASELPDIRLLFNRCDTREAQQAITNLKKTSRQFLNADVNVLGCVPEDESIRRSIATRRPAMVQDAQTAACQAIQQLGRLLAVTHQNTLASAVEPIGKRLLAEKQAAA; translated from the coding sequence ATGACCAACCCCCACATCGACCAGGCCGCCGAACTGCGATCACTGATCAACCAGGCGAAATCCGCCTGGAGCAGCAGCTCAGCAATGGCTCCGGCGTCGCCTCGACGTTCCGCTCACACGATTGCCGTGACGAGCGGTAAAGGAGGCGTCGGCAAGTCGGTCATCTCGCTGAATCTGGCAATTGCACTGGCCAGCGAAGGGCATCGCGTCTGCGTGCTCGATGCCGATCTTGGACTGGGCAATCTCGATCTGATGTGCGGTCTGAACGGCTACTGGAATCTCTCCCACGTCCTCAACAACTCACGCTCTCTCCGCGAGATCATGCTCCCCGGACCAGCCGGAATTTCGATTCTGCCCGGAGCGAGCGGACTGGTCGACCTGGCCGATTCCCCCAGCGGCGAGCGGGAACGACTGCTCAAGGAACTTAATCAGCTCGATCAGGAATTCGACTTCCTGATCCTCGACTGTGGCAGCGGCGTGCATCGCAGCACGCGTCAATTCGCTGCCGGTGCAGACACGGTGTTGCTCGTTTCGACGCTGGAAATCACGTCTCTGGCCGACACCTACGCCGCCTTGAAGGTCTATCACGCCAGCGAGCTGCCCGACATTCGCCTGCTGTTCAACCGCTGCGACACCCGCGAGGCTCAGCAGGCAATTACGAATCTCAAGAAAACATCACGGCAGTTTCTGAACGCCGACGTCAACGTCCTGGGCTGCGTACCGGAGGACGAATCGATTCGCCGGTCCATTGCCACACGGCGGCCGGCGATGGTTCAGGACGCTCAAACGGCGGCCTGCCAGGCGATCCAACAACTGGGTCGGCTGCTGGCTGTCACTCATCAGAACACTCTGGCTTCGGCAGTTGAACCGATCGGAAAACGGTTGCTGGCGGAGAAGCAGGCTGCGGCCTGA
- the ruvX gene encoding Holliday junction resolvase RuvX has product MTAEFPTSGALLGIDYGSKRVGIAISTPDQSIASALEIMQRSQPAPEARTICKICNEYRIKGLVVGLPVHMSGDEGEKAKLAREYGDWLGEETSLPVTYWDERFTSSIADNHLREFGLSQAKRKQHLDKLAAQSMLQSFLDAPDRSAPPSALHGR; this is encoded by the coding sequence GTGACTGCTGAGTTTCCGACATCAGGGGCACTTTTGGGGATCGATTACGGTTCGAAGCGGGTCGGAATCGCGATTTCGACCCCCGATCAGTCGATTGCCTCCGCTTTAGAGATCATGCAGCGGTCTCAACCGGCCCCGGAAGCACGCACAATCTGTAAGATCTGCAATGAATATCGCATCAAAGGGCTCGTGGTCGGACTGCCCGTTCACATGAGCGGAGACGAAGGTGAGAAGGCGAAGCTCGCCCGGGAATACGGGGACTGGCTCGGCGAAGAGACTTCGCTTCCTGTCACTTACTGGGACGAGCGTTTCACCAGCTCTATAGCTGACAACCACTTACGCGAATTCGGATTGTCGCAAGCCAAACGCAAGCAACATCTCGACAAGCTGGCCGCCCAGTCTATGCTCCAGTCGTTTCTCGATGCTCCCGACCGCTCGGCACCGCCTTCGGCTCTTCACGGCCGGTGA
- a CDS encoding response regulator, translated as MTDAQKILFLTSEEDDGAYTFDAQAERVYCDTVRELEQLWQSTDFSAVVVPHDETEASDSLLHVLRIVDYFPDGLTLLDRNQKILWCNDALIKMLDAPQINTEPSFYDLFGDVELLEHQLCPIENSRHSRETRTSTLKLNDKQFFEVRVTPVIFEQRGEVEQFVAVVRNTTEATFQQQKLNAIYQAGLDLGDLSPQEMIELTVDERIELLKSKILHYTQDLLEFETVEIRLIDKDSKQLRPLLAMGMEEVAAERQLFVDAKNNGVTGFVAASGKSYLCDDISNDPLYLPGAPGAKSSMTVPLSLHDEVLGTFNVESAVDHAFDENDLQFLELFSREVAIALNTLDLLAIEKASTADQSTQKILQQVAIPVDEILNDAAWILERYIGHEPNVADRLRQILKHTRDIKQRIREVGETIAPDAAHVLYKPKHDRPKLRNKCILVIDSDEGVRRAAHELLGRFGCHVETAHDGGEACRLAKSSHYDAVIVDIRLDDMTGFDCFCRLREIHEQLPIILMTGFGYDPSHSIVKCRQMGLKAVLYKPFRLDQLINEVEGAVMSGEDGPDCESGSGDC; from the coding sequence GTGACGGACGCTCAAAAGATTTTGTTTCTTACGTCGGAGGAAGACGACGGCGCGTACACGTTCGACGCGCAGGCCGAGAGGGTCTATTGCGACACGGTCCGCGAACTTGAGCAACTCTGGCAATCCACGGACTTTTCCGCTGTCGTGGTTCCGCACGACGAGACCGAAGCCAGCGACTCGCTACTGCACGTGCTCCGGATTGTCGATTACTTCCCCGATGGGCTCACGCTGCTCGATCGCAACCAGAAAATTCTCTGGTGCAACGATGCCCTGATCAAAATGCTCGATGCTCCCCAGATTAATACCGAGCCTTCGTTCTACGATCTGTTCGGCGATGTCGAACTGCTTGAGCATCAGCTTTGTCCAATCGAGAACTCCCGCCATTCCCGGGAAACCCGCACCAGCACGCTGAAGCTGAACGACAAGCAGTTCTTCGAAGTCCGGGTGACGCCGGTCATCTTCGAGCAGCGGGGCGAGGTCGAACAGTTCGTCGCGGTTGTCCGCAATACGACCGAAGCGACGTTCCAGCAACAGAAACTCAACGCGATCTACCAGGCGGGACTCGATCTGGGCGACCTGTCCCCTCAGGAGATGATCGAGCTGACCGTCGACGAACGCATCGAACTCCTCAAATCGAAGATCCTGCACTACACGCAGGATCTTCTTGAGTTTGAGACCGTCGAAATTCGGCTCATCGACAAGGATTCCAAGCAACTCCGTCCGCTGCTGGCCATGGGCATGGAAGAAGTGGCCGCCGAACGGCAGCTGTTTGTCGATGCCAAGAACAACGGCGTGACGGGATTCGTTGCCGCCTCCGGCAAGAGTTACCTCTGCGACGACATCTCCAACGATCCTCTTTATCTGCCGGGAGCCCCGGGAGCCAAGAGCTCGATGACAGTGCCACTCAGCCTCCACGACGAAGTTTTAGGAACGTTCAACGTCGAGAGCGCCGTTGATCATGCATTTGACGAGAATGACCTGCAATTCCTGGAACTGTTCAGCCGCGAAGTCGCGATCGCTCTGAATACGCTCGATCTGCTGGCGATCGAAAAGGCGTCGACCGCCGATCAGAGTACACAGAAGATCCTTCAGCAGGTCGCGATCCCTGTCGATGAGATCCTCAATGACGCGGCCTGGATTCTCGAGCGATATATCGGACACGAACCGAATGTCGCCGATCGGCTGCGTCAGATCCTGAAGCATACCCGCGACATTAAACAGAGAATTCGTGAGGTCGGCGAAACGATCGCTCCGGATGCCGCACACGTCTTATATAAGCCCAAGCACGATCGGCCGAAGCTCCGCAACAAATGTATCCTGGTAATCGACTCGGATGAGGGAGTCCGCCGGGCTGCCCACGAACTGCTTGGCCGCTTCGGGTGCCATGTGGAAACTGCCCACGATGGTGGTGAAGCTTGCCGGCTGGCCAAGTCGTCCCATTATGACGCCGTGATCGTCGACATTCGGCTCGATGACATGACCGGCTTCGACTGCTTCTGTCGTTTACGGGAAATTCACGAACAATTGCCGATCATTCTGATGACCGGGTTCGGCTACGACCCGTCTCATTCCATTGTGAAATGTCGCCAAATGGGCCTTAAAGCCGTTTTGTACAAGCCCTTTCGGCTCGATCAACTTATTAATGAGGTCGAAGGAGCCGTGATGTCTGGCGAAGACGGTCCTGACTGCGAAAGCGGATCCGGTGACTGCTGA
- the flhF gene encoding flagellar biosynthesis protein FlhF, translating into MSDFRTYRADTMQEALRLVREDLGPDALIFHTRQIARKGKFPWQKERVETEIVAIPDDGQGPVPAPSRRRPTPAPVRDEQEEAAAPDLSVYQQRPAQRSTPVDRGISDDRRREEPVSPVVHTSKKSSEPAQRKADELESRKLERMVSERLDAMQKMVEQLTAQVKQGVSRDIPPELFTLYTELMDAEVEESLARELITRLKTRCDIRELNDPEALHRKLFAMIESEIRCNGSIEVTPGQTRVVALVGPTGVGKTTTIAKLAANFRLRDNIRMGLITVDTYRIAAVEQLRTYAEIIDLPMKVVTSAAEMKQAVDDLAGMDLILIDTAGRSPQDDLKLQELKTVLSDIVVDEIHLVLSATAGYRHLRTTVEKFQSIRPTSTILTKLDEAPGLGSIMNVGQLGLPLSYLTTGQNVPHDIEPAHATRATRLILGQERVSLPAPV; encoded by the coding sequence ATGTCGGACTTCAGAACCTATCGCGCCGATACGATGCAGGAAGCTCTCCGCCTGGTCCGGGAAGATCTCGGTCCTGATGCACTGATCTTCCATACGCGTCAGATTGCTCGCAAAGGGAAATTCCCCTGGCAGAAGGAACGCGTGGAGACTGAGATCGTCGCAATCCCCGACGATGGTCAAGGTCCGGTTCCCGCCCCGAGTCGGCGCCGCCCGACACCTGCTCCCGTTCGCGACGAGCAGGAAGAAGCCGCTGCACCCGATCTTTCGGTTTATCAGCAACGCCCCGCACAACGATCCACTCCAGTAGATAGAGGAATCAGCGACGATCGTCGACGCGAAGAACCCGTCTCTCCGGTCGTTCACACTTCGAAGAAATCCAGCGAACCTGCCCAGCGAAAAGCCGATGAGCTCGAATCACGCAAACTCGAGCGAATGGTCAGCGAGCGACTCGACGCCATGCAGAAGATGGTCGAGCAGTTGACCGCCCAGGTGAAACAGGGCGTCTCCCGTGACATTCCGCCGGAGCTGTTCACGCTCTACACCGAACTGATGGACGCCGAGGTCGAAGAATCTCTCGCTCGCGAATTGATCACCCGCCTGAAGACCCGCTGCGATATCCGCGAACTCAACGATCCCGAAGCTCTGCATCGCAAACTGTTCGCGATGATCGAATCAGAAATTCGCTGCAACGGCTCGATTGAAGTCACGCCTGGACAGACCAGAGTCGTTGCTCTCGTCGGCCCCACGGGTGTCGGCAAAACAACGACGATTGCCAAGCTGGCTGCCAACTTCCGCCTGCGGGACAACATCCGCATGGGATTGATTACGGTCGACACCTACCGGATCGCCGCTGTTGAACAGCTCCGCACGTATGCGGAAATCATCGATCTCCCGATGAAGGTGGTCACCTCGGCTGCGGAGATGAAACAGGCCGTCGACGACCTGGCCGGGATGGATCTGATCCTGATCGACACCGCTGGCCGGAGCCCGCAGGACGACCTGAAACTGCAGGAACTCAAGACGGTTCTTTCCGACATCGTCGTCGACGAAATTCACCTCGTCCTCAGTGCGACCGCTGGCTATCGACATCTGCGAACAACGGTCGAGAAGTTCCAGTCGATCCGTCCCACCTCCACGATTCTCACCAAGCTCGACGAAGCTCCCGGACTCGGAAGCATCATGAATGTCGGTCAACTCGGGTTGCCGCTGAGCTATCTCACCACCGGCCAGAACGTCCCTCACGACATCGAGCCGGCTCACGCCACCCGCGCCACGCGGCTGATCCTGGGACAGGAGCGAGTCTCCTTGCCCGCTCCTGTCTGA